From one Pedobacter faecalis genomic stretch:
- a CDS encoding SusD/RagB family nutrient-binding outer membrane lipoprotein yields MKIKNKIIYMMLLVSITAASCKKYLDINTSPLTSTVVEPKLLFGYAITAWDVNKNSGDAWLPIGLMTQNIASGANYGWGKDNVYNLSTYTLGNTWKVFYSSGGNNLKLAIKAAEEASPVQNNTAAQCKIVLAQMMYEATTLYGDVPFSEAFQPEQFPYPKYDQQKDVFEGIIAMLDQAIGQIDPANPLKLTDYDIYYGGDMAKWTRLANSIKFKVLMTMVDKDPSKATQIGQLLADPSSMLSSAADTWQQKYYATTNNENPKYRLLKEYTNGENQWFFANNNVFKYMEPIDDPRIPQFFDPGADGEYRAVETEATANANTSLISAYLYRPDAPSVILSYQEILLLQAEAYARGLGVGQNLGTAQQLYSEGVRQSALFYGVSASDAQAFVTEDLPNLTTSPDPLRQIHLQQWVDLMDRPMEAFVQWRRSGPEGSEVPELTLPLGAFSGPLIRRFTLSEDEIAANPSIPNPQPKYFDKMWFDL; encoded by the coding sequence ATGAAAATTAAAAATAAGATAATATATATGATGCTTCTGGTTTCAATTACAGCCGCGTCATGTAAGAAATATTTAGACATAAATACCAGTCCGCTTACCTCTACGGTGGTTGAGCCGAAGCTGTTGTTTGGCTACGCAATAACCGCTTGGGATGTGAACAAGAATAGTGGAGATGCATGGTTGCCAATAGGATTGATGACTCAAAACATCGCCAGTGGTGCCAATTACGGCTGGGGTAAGGATAATGTATATAACCTCAGCACTTACACACTCGGTAATACTTGGAAAGTTTTCTATAGTTCAGGAGGGAATAACCTTAAACTAGCGATTAAAGCTGCGGAAGAGGCCAGTCCAGTACAGAATAACACAGCCGCTCAATGTAAAATTGTGCTTGCGCAAATGATGTACGAGGCTACTACATTGTATGGAGATGTACCATTTTCTGAGGCGTTTCAACCTGAACAGTTTCCCTATCCAAAATATGACCAGCAGAAAGACGTGTTCGAGGGGATAATAGCGATGCTAGATCAAGCTATTGGGCAGATCGACCCTGCCAATCCGTTGAAGTTGACAGATTATGATATTTACTATGGAGGCGATATGGCAAAATGGACCCGACTGGCAAATTCTATCAAATTTAAGGTTCTTATGACGATGGTTGACAAGGATCCATCAAAGGCAACTCAGATAGGACAGTTACTTGCCGATCCTTCTTCCATGCTTAGTTCTGCAGCAGACACGTGGCAGCAAAAATATTATGCCACGACAAACAACGAAAACCCTAAGTACCGTCTTCTGAAGGAGTACACCAACGGAGAAAATCAATGGTTCTTTGCAAACAACAATGTATTTAAATACATGGAGCCAATAGACGACCCGCGTATCCCACAATTTTTTGATCCGGGTGCCGATGGTGAGTATAGAGCAGTTGAGACGGAAGCGACCGCAAATGCAAATACCTCGCTCATTAGTGCTTACTTATATAGACCGGACGCCCCTTCGGTGATTCTGTCTTATCAAGAAATACTGCTACTACAAGCAGAGGCATATGCAAGAGGGCTGGGTGTCGGACAAAATCTTGGTACTGCTCAGCAGCTCTATAGCGAAGGAGTTAGACAGTCAGCCTTGTTTTACGGTGTCAGCGCTTCTGATGCTCAAGCGTTTGTCACTGAAGACTTGCCGAATTTGACAACATCGCCTGATCCGTTAAGACAGATACATTTGCAGCAATGGGTTGATTTAATGGACCGTCCTATGGAGGCGTTTGTACAGTGGCGCCGGTCAGGTCCGGAGGGATCTGAAGTGCCGGAATTAACTTTGCCGTTGGGCGCATTTTCTGGTCCGCTGATAAGAAGATTTACTTTGTCAGAGGATGAAATTGCCGCAAACCCGAGCATTCCAAATCCACAGCCGAAGTATTTCGACAAGATGTGGTTTGACTTATAA
- a CDS encoding S66 peptidase family protein, protein MIKQPAYLKKGDKIAIVCPASRLPRPIDKAIEVFQSWGLEVVLGESVTAEHHQFAGTDELRRADLQRFMNDPSVSAIIAGRGGYGCLRIIDELDFTHFVENPKWIVGFSDVTVLLSHLYAVYGIQSIHGPMPYTFDDATPESLESLRCALFGEPIEYGYPNLPKSGPIIGGNLTLLVMLEGSVSAMDYTDKILFIEDVGERPAAVDRMMRMLDRSGKLEKLKGLIVGAFNEMPQEKIPFGQTTQEIILQVVNRYDYPVYFDFPAGHIDDNRAIVVGKGLG, encoded by the coding sequence ATGATTAAACAGCCCGCCTATTTAAAAAAGGGCGATAAGATTGCCATTGTGTGCCCTGCCAGCAGGCTGCCCCGACCGATTGATAAGGCCATAGAGGTGTTTCAGTCGTGGGGACTGGAGGTCGTATTGGGAGAAAGTGTTACCGCTGAACATCACCAGTTTGCCGGCACCGACGAGTTGCGCCGCGCCGACCTTCAACGGTTCATGAACGACCCTTCAGTAAGCGCTATTATAGCTGGACGGGGCGGCTATGGCTGCCTTCGTATTATCGATGAGCTTGACTTTACTCACTTTGTTGAAAACCCTAAATGGATCGTCGGTTTCAGCGACGTTACCGTATTGCTGTCCCACCTGTACGCGGTATATGGCATACAAAGCATACACGGTCCGATGCCCTATACTTTTGATGATGCCACGCCCGAATCCCTTGAATCTTTGAGGTGCGCATTGTTTGGGGAGCCGATTGAGTATGGGTATCCAAATCTGCCTAAATCAGGACCAATCATCGGGGGGAACCTTACGCTATTAGTGATGTTGGAAGGCTCTGTTTCTGCAATGGACTACACAGATAAAATTCTTTTTATTGAGGATGTTGGAGAGCGACCTGCTGCTGTGGACCGCATGATGCGGATGTTAGACAGATCGGGAAAGCTGGAAAAGCTTAAAGGCCTCATCGTCGGCGCGTTCAACGAAATGCCGCAAGAAAAAATCCCTTTTGGTCAAACAACTCAAGAAATCATATTACAAGTGGTCAACAGGTATGACTACCCTGTCTACTTTGATTTTCCTGCAGGCCACATTGACGACAATCGTGCTATAGTGGTGGGCAAAGGGCTGGGATAA